The segment GTCTGTGATCTACATCTCACAAACCAggacaaattttactgaaactcacagaaactaTTAGTTGTACAATTACAACGGATTAATTTgaagtcaattcaagatggctgccacagctaactgacctaaaaacacaacaacaacaacacaaaacaatagTTATAACTCCATCAATATTCcagatattgacctaagatttggtgtgacAGTACCTGAGAGTGATCCCTGACACATTTTCTGAGCTCTACCAATTTTTGCAaggtcttttaaaaaattatttccatttCCTATTTGCAATCAGCTCTGTTTGTCCCTTAGTAAAATAACTTGTGAACCActtggcagattttaatgaaatgttaaagaaataatcactggatggacatttATAGCAggacacaaaaatggatataactttGTCGATTTTATGGATATTAGAcataaatttggtgtggtagtagctgagagtcattcctaacaaaTACTCCAAATGCTACTCATTGGACGAGTTCTCTGCTTAAAACTTCTGCGCAAACTGTTAAAGCCACacttgtttgttagcaaactatctcatcgTCTGGACAGATTATATTgagactttctgaaagtattcattaacttttggagtcattcacTGTTGGGGCGTCAGCTGCTCAGGAAGTAGGCGTCCGTCCTGTAACATGTTAACATgtctttcaaggtttgactaacttatttctcaacataagatgatctcagtttaaaactctggcgtgaaaggtggagggggatatgcattcctccaagtaatgctaggcctttaattagatTGCGTAAGCCATTTTGCAGAAATTCTCCATCTGatattgcaaaaaaacatgcagcGGTTTAACGCCGGCTCATAGTAAGGGCTGTGTTTGCTATGAAAAGGCCTGATTGTGCACATCTTGTGCTATAAAGCAGTATCAGGAAATTATGCAATCTGTTACCAAGAGcgattttgttttactttatcatAGCTTCTTTAAAAAGTGGTCACCATATaaacaactctgtttttttgtgacaaactcCATACTTTGGGATTGTGCTCAATAATCCTTCCCTCCttagtttttcagcttttatgtgCTGCTTCTCCTGCCAAAacctcactttgtttttctcataatGTCTCTTAACCACACCATGGAAAATGGTTCTCTCTGCATTCTTTAAGGCTGTGTGACAgttagaataaatagttttgaaCAATTTAAAGGACTTATTAGCAAAGATGTggtcagaatatgtgctggggatgatgCTAAGCCACTGCTACATCACGTTTaatcttaatatctgtaaaattacctgagttataggcattttatttttgctaaagtCATGTTGTTATGGTGGCaattttaaattgggttaagtccaaaagttaatcagttatagatgtaaaCCTAATAATTACTCTGTGATATTTGACTAATGGTctagtcaaacacacacatgcactcataCACGAGACGGGGAAAAACCTTTGTCAGTGGGCAGTAACAGCTGTGTTCAATAAGGCTTCACTACTTCATGAAGAACATTTATATCTGCTGTCTTTTAACATGTATCCCTATACTTTAATGCAGGTGCGGGTCAGAGGAGTGCCATGTTTGTTCATGCGCAGTCCTTTGAAGATCTGACCGCTGAGGCTGAGAAAGAGGCCCAGAGGGCGGCTGAGCTGGACCAACCAGAcggacatgatgcagaggagttCAAGGCGCTGGTCGGAGAGAAACcctcagagaagcagcacaGCAAGGACTTTTCATCTGATTCATCTGAGAGCAGGaccaaagaggaggaggatgtgtCCAGCGAGGCGTGGCGCAGTCACAAGAAACACGTGTTTGTGTTGAGCGAGGCCGGAAAGCCCATCTACACTCGCTACGGCACGGAGGAGGCTCTGTCCAGCACCATGGGGGTGATGATGGCTCTGGTATCCTTCGTCGAGGCTGAGAAGAACATCATCCGCTCCATCCACGCAGGTCAGCCTGTACTTTGATAGTAACACCGATCATAAGTTATAACTATCTTTATCAAATACAGCACAAATTCTGAAACCAAATTCTCAATCAATCAAGTGGTgacagggccatgtttcccactgtaaAGCAGCCcctcatcttttaaaaaacagtctgtaaacatctaggagctgaggagagcagcttctaaggttttggaggggaatgttATCCCGTTCTAGCTGTTAAACAGTCCTGAGTCTTTGCagaattttttgtttcttgatgcaccagatgttttcagttgttgaggtctggactgcagggaAACCAGTTCAACATCTGGACTCTTCTTGtatgaagccatgttgttgtaatggatgcagtagcagtttaacattgtcttgctgaaatatgcaaggcgtTCCCTGAAAAAGATATTGTCTGGATTggcacattttaaatgagctttggttcaaagaagatggcagcaattctgaatggtgttcacatatggcttcATCTtcgcctgatagagctttaagcagcatttatggATGGtgcagtgaactgtgtttacagacagtgatctgtggaagtgttcctcagtccatgcagtgatgtccagaacagaatcagacctgctTTAATACATTGACACATATTTTTGGATGCAGTTTTTCActgactggtgaacctctgccatctttacttctgagagattcagtctctctaaaatgctctttttatacccagtcctcacACTGACCTGTTACCAATTAACTTAATtagctgcaaaatgctcctccagctgtttccttttcttaCTACGGTACTTACTttgcccctgtcccaacatttttgagatttgttgctgccacaaaatttaaaattaccatttaaaaaaaaaggtataatttCTTAggttaaacatttgatatgtttactatttAGTATTTACTATTGATTGTGAATAAATATGgatttgtgagatttgcaaatcatttcgctcaatttttatttacattttacacaatgtcccaaatTTCTTGGAACTGAGTTTGTATAAAAATCAGTCCTTCTTTCTTCCTTTCACGTTTGTTTTAGATGGTTGTAAAGTGGTTTTCCTCACCAAGAGTCCTCTGGTCCTGGTGGGCGTGTCTCAGACCTGTCAGTCGGACAAGGAGCTGCTGCGAGAACTTCAGTACATCTACTACCAAATCGTCAGCCTGCTCACCCTCACCCAGCTCAATCACATCTTTCAGCACAAGCAGAACTACGACCTGCGCCGCCTGCTGGCCGGCTCTGAGTACCTCACAGACAACCTGCTGCACCGTCTAGAGCGGGACCCCGGCCTGCTGCTGAGCGCCGTCACCTGCCTGCCCGTGGCCAGCTCCGCCAGGGACGTCGTCTCGTCAAGCCTACAGGCGGCCAAATCCAAAAACTTAGTGTTCTCCATCCTGCTGGCTGGCGACCGCCTGGTCACTCTGGTCAGGAAGAAGGACCAGTTCCTGCACCACATAGACTTGCACCTGGTCTTCAACCTCGTCGGCTCGTCTTCGTCCTTCCGGGAGGGCGAGGGCTGGACTCCCATCTGCCTGCCAAAGTTCAACACGGCTGGATTTTTCCACGCCCACATCTCTTACCTGGAGCCCACGTCGGAGCTCTGCCTCATCCTGGTCTCCACCGACAGAGAGGACTTTTTTAACATGTCCGAGTGCAAGCACCGCTTCATGGAGAGGCTGAGTAAGCGCAGCGCCTACCAGACCCTGAAGGAGGCGCTCAAATGTCCAAGTTACTCTGTGGAGCAGGTTGGCATCCCGGAGCTCAGACACTTCCTGTACAAATCTAAGAGCTCAGGGCTGTACACCAGGTGAGTACTGATACCTGGTGACATGTGATTGAAAGTTACATTTCCTTCTGTTAAAAAGTAACTCAAATAATGAAATGATAATTTCACTGTCTAACATTGTTATTTTAGTATCACTTGAAAATGACAAAGACTTAAAACTACAAGCCAattaaataagttgtttttttttaaatatattttcttcagTACAGAGAGTTATACTATGGAGCAAGTTCCACAGATCAGAGCTTTCTTCCTTTAGCCTGATGTAACAAAGCCTTAAACTACTAAGTAATTACCGACACTACAACAGTCACTTTGTTAACTCAGACTTTCTGCTTTATAAGTGGTCACATGACATGGGGCATCTCATGCATCATTTGACACTTTTACTGCTCAAAATACACAAATccaacaaaaagacaggggggGGGGCGCAGCTTTGAGACTTTATTCATAAAGGGCAACAGAATGTAGCCTGTTAATAGAAAGTCAAGAAACAAGAAGACACTGTTGCCACAGTTAGGACATGCATGAGAGGAATATCCCTCCTATGTTGAAGGAAACCGTTGGttataaatcagaataaactacATGCTGCTCTTTAGGTTGAGACAggaaaatttaaagctttttatttaactctgaCTCTGTTCCATAATGTGCAAATCACTTCagtaatcaaatcaaatatgttatttattaaatattctctGATGTTCAGAGGTACTGacaaattaaatctaatattaactgtttaatGGATTCCTCAGCAAATCcagaaaaaatcaaaaatacgTATTCAACCCTTTGGATGTTGTCAACTTGATGCGGTTCTAACAATGTTGCGTTGCCTGATCCACACaattgttttcttattattagTTCTTATTATAGTCTAATTGCAGCTTCTTCGTGGCCCACAGCAGAGTATTCAAGATTCAAAGGATATTTTTCAGCTGTTCCTTGTGCTGAAAATCAcacaagttaataaaaaataagttctGATCAAACTGAAAGTGTTTTACTTCACATTAGAATGACTCTGCCTAAAGATTGGATGATTAGATTAAACTATATCCCTGAACAAACATTGTTTGTGAAtgaatttaacaaattaaatgcaGACATTTAATCAACACTTACAGTAAATGCGTCGCATCGAGGTAGaatttttatctttgtattATCTGACGACCTGACGTTAAATTTGAAATCTTGCAACTCTGAGCAGAACTTTAAATTGTTACAGTCTAATTTTTCTCTGAGAGATCATtaagaacagaatcagtgagCTTCTTACAGACAGTTATCCAAAACTTTGGCTCAACTCATCAGCAGATTAGGagctctgttaccatggtgatccaGCTGGGCTCAAAGAGATCCTCCCTCTTGACactgaaaactcagactttcGGCACAACACAGCTGGCTAAACAGGAAATCTCATTTCATAGAACAACCCTTATATCTTGTCTTTCCAGTCCCGAGTTTCCGGTGGTGTACCGGTCTGACGAAGAGCAGGAGAGGCTGATGGGACTGTACCAGGACCTCCACAGCAGTTTGCACCATCCAACCAGACCTCTGCGCTTCTTCTACCGCTGCAGCGAGACCGAAAACCTTCTGGCTTGGGTAAAAGATTGTTCAACATTATGGCTTTATGCTAAAGTTGGTTAGGGTTTGATTTTCAAACTTCACAAGACAAACGGCTAACCTCA is part of the Kryptolebias marmoratus isolate JLee-2015 linkage group LG4, ASM164957v2, whole genome shotgun sequence genome and harbors:
- the mon1a gene encoding vacuolar fusion protein MON1 homolog A, whose protein sequence is MEEGTSWENGSLAPVDRLRSERADSPTPGLVEGTEPGAGQRSAMFVHAQSFEDLTAEAEKEAQRAAELDQPDGHDAEEFKALVGEKPSEKQHSKDFSSDSSESRTKEEEDVSSEAWRSHKKHVFVLSEAGKPIYTRYGTEEALSSTMGVMMALVSFVEAEKNIIRSIHADGCKVVFLTKSPLVLVGVSQTCQSDKELLRELQYIYYQIVSLLTLTQLNHIFQHKQNYDLRRLLAGSEYLTDNLLHRLERDPGLLLSAVTCLPVASSARDVVSSSLQAAKSKNLVFSILLAGDRLVTLVRKKDQFLHHIDLHLVFNLVGSSSSFREGEGWTPICLPKFNTAGFFHAHISYLEPTSELCLILVSTDREDFFNMSECKHRFMERLSKRSAYQTLKEALKCPSYSVEQVGIPELRHFLYKSKSSGLYTSPEFPVVYRSDEEQERLMGLYQDLHSSLHHPTRPLRFFYRCSETENLLAWVTSGFELYLCFSPLATKASAVSAANKLLKWIRKEEDRLFILSPLTY